Proteins encoded within one genomic window of Arachis ipaensis cultivar K30076 chromosome B08, Araip1.1, whole genome shotgun sequence:
- the LOC107610644 gene encoding uncharacterized protein LOC107610644, with amino-acid sequence MSRVEGWKLCSVEVRTQPATVIPLLILPHFAAVVGRSPTLLSSPLIVLGHRLLCSTSLSVFACSSRSSVAVTSFLPLPPFMQIEPESQTKLLDATLNLEGVLLAGVPGAPGTGGFDVVFAVTLGDSSNNVKKIWSLLNVI; translated from the exons ATGTCGCGTGTGGAAGGCTGGAAGCTCTGTTCGGTGGAAGTTCGAACGCAGCCCGCAACCGTCATCCCTCTTCTCATCCTTCCTCATTTCGCTGCCGTCGTAGGAAGGTCTCCTactctcctctcctctcctctcatCGTTCTCGGTCATCGTCTCCTCTGTTCGACCTCTCTCTCTGTCTTTGCCTGTAGTTCCCGCTCCTCCGTCGCCGTCACTTCCTTTCTTCCCTTACCGCCA TTCATGCAGATTGAACCAGAatcacaaacaaaacttttgGATGCTACACTGAACTTGGAAGGAGTGTTGTTGGCTGGAGTTCCAGGAGCACCAGGAACAGGAGGATTTGATGTTGTCTTTGCTGTTACTTTGGGAGATTCAAGCAACAATGTGAAAAAAATATGGAGCTTACTCAatgttatttaa
- the LOC107613277 gene encoding G-type lectin S-receptor-like serine/threonine-protein kinase At4g27290 gives MDNQDNQSLKKNHLPLFLLLLSEILLFSQHVSSETHSISMSQQLPEGKTLVSQGGSFEFGFFSPGSSENRYLGIWYHNIPVRTVVWVANRANPVKEKSSMLHINNEGNLDLVNQNGSVIWSAKSTKKAQSPILQLLDSGNLVLRDETDQDPEQFLWQSFDYPCDTLLPGMKLGWDLKTGLERRVTAWKNWDDPSPGDFSWSISIVGVPQVMMWKGSDEFYRGGPWIGIGFSGAPELKTNPLFEFKFVSNNDEVYYTFNLTNKSMISRVVMNQTLLTRQRYIWIQDAKSWRLYASVPRDNCDSYSLCGPNSNCIIGDSPVCQCLTGFEPKSQQSWDMMDWTQGCILTDKLSCNDTSKDGFMKFSGLKYPDTSHSWVNQSMNLNQCRDKCLKNCSCKAYANSDVRGEGSGCLMWFSELQDIRQFSGGGGQDVYIRMKSSAIGRRGHNMKLAVISISLASVIVVSLVLYFIGKRIISLRAKNTEKKLLVEKHDDEGDKEDLELPIFDLATIVKATGDFSFSNKLGEGGFGTVYMGTLADGQEIAVKRLSRSSGQGLNEFKNEVILIAKLQHRNLVKLLGCCIQGDEKMLVYEYMPNKSLDSIIFDHAKSKVLDWSKRFNIICGVARGLLYLHQDSRLRIIHRDLKASNVLLDSELNPKISDFGMAKTCGGDQTEGNTNRVVGTYGYMAPEYAIHGLFSVKSDVFSYGVLLLEIVSGKKNRGFSQSKNYINLIGHAWILWKENRPLELIDPCMENSCDLSEALRCIHISLLCVQQNPEDRPTMSNVVVMLGSEGPLSQPKEPAFLTEKYSFEVDSSSKQISSSTNEISVTMLEPR, from the exons ATGGATAATCAGGACAATCAAAGTTTGAAGAAGAATCATCTTCCACTATTCTTGCTTCTTCTCAGTGAGATTCTCTTGTTCTCTCAACATGTCTCAAGTGAAACTCATTCAATTTCCATGTCTCAGCAACTTCCTGAAGGGAAAACCTTGGTTTCACAAGGTGGAAGCTTTGAATTTGGTTTCTTCAGCCCCGGAAGTTCTGAAAACCGTTACTTGGGGATATGGTACCATAATATTCCAGTAAGAACAGTTGTTTGGGTTGCAAATAGAGCCAACCCTGTCAAAGAAAAATCTAGCATGCTGCATATAAACAATGAGGGAAATCTTGATCTAGTTAACCAAAATGGCAGTGTAATTTGGTCAGCAAAGTCAACAAAGAAGGCGCAGAGTCCAATTCTTCAGCTCTTAGATTCCGGGAATCTAGTTCTGAGAGATGAAACTGACCAAGATCCTGAACAATTTCTATGGCAAAGCTTTGATTACCCTTGTGACACACTCTTGCCAGGAATGAAGCTAGGATGGGACCTTAAAACTGGTCTAGAGAGGCGTGTAACGGCTTGGAAGAATTGGGATGATCCATCACCAGGTGACTTTTCTTGGAGTATCTCAATTGTAGGTGTTCCTCAAGTTATGATGTGGAAAGGCTCTGATGAATTCTATCGTGGCGGTCCATGGATTGGTATTGGATTCAGCGGTGCGCCGGAGTTGAAGACTAATCCGCTTTTCGAGTTCAAGTTTGTATCCAACAATGATGAAGTTTACTACACATTCAATCTCACAAATAAGTCTATGATTTCAAGGGTTGTTATGAACCAAACATTGCTTACTCGCCAGCGATATATTTGGATTCAAGATGCCAAATCTTGGAGGCTATATGCTTCTGTGCCTAGAGATAACTGTGACTCTTATAGTCTCTGTGGTCCTAATTCAAATTGTATCATAGGTGATTCGCCAGTGTGCCAGTGTTTGACAGGTTTTGAGCCTAAATCGCAGCAGAGTTGGGACATGATGGATTGGACTCAAGGATGCATACTTACTGACAAATTGAGCTGTAATGATACCAGCAAAGATGGGTTTATGAAATTCAGTGGATTGAAGTATCCAGATACTTCACATTCTTGGGTCAATCAGAGTATGAATCTTAATCAATGCAGGGATAAATGCTTGAAGAATTGTTCCTGTAAAGCGTATGCGAATTCGGATGTTAGAGGAGAAGGTAGTGGCTGTTTAATGTGGTTCAGTGAGCTCCAAGATATTCGACAGTTTTCTGGTGGTGGTGGTCAAGATGTTTATATTCGAATGAAAAGCTCGGCGATAG GTAGGAGAGGTCATAACATGAAGTTGGCAGTGATATCAATCAGCCTTGCCTCAGTAATTGTGGTGTCTCTGGTTTTGTACTTTATAGGCAAGAGAATCATAAGCTTAAGAG CtaagaacacagagaagaagtTATTGGTGGAGAAACATGATGATGAAGGTGATAAAGAAGATCTAGAGCTTCCAATCTTTGATCTTGCTACAATTGTCAAAGCAACTGGTGACTTCTCATTCAGCAATAAACTTGGAGAAGGTGGATTCGGAACCGTATACATG GGTACCTTAGCAGATGGACAAGAAATTGCTGTGAAGAGACTCTCACGGAGTTCTGGACAAGGATTGAATGAATTTAAGAATGAAGTGATATTGATTGCTAAACTTCAGCATCGAAATCTTGTTAAGCTTCTTGGATGCTGTATTCAAGGAGATGAGAAGATGCTTGTCTATGAATACATGCCTAACAAAAGCCTAGACTCTATTATCTTTG ATCATGCCAAAAGTAAAGTTTTAGATTGGTCTAAGCGCTTCAACATCATTTGCGGAGTTGCACGAGGACTGCTTTATCTTCATCAAGATTCTAGGTTAAGGATAATACATAGAGATCTTAAAGCGAGTAATGTGTTACTTGACAGCGAGTTGAATCCCAAAATATCCGATTTCGGCATGGCTAAAACTTGTGGAGGTGATCAAACAGAAGGAAATACAAATAGGGTGGTTGGAACATA CGGCTACATGGCACCTGAATATGCTATTCATGGACTATTCTCAGTCAAATCCGATGTCTTTAGCTATGGCGTATTACTTTTGGAGATAGTAAGTGGTAAAAAGAACAGAGGATTTTCTCAATCAAAGAACTATATAAACCTTATCGGACAT GCATGGATACTGTGGAAAGAAAACAGGCCACTAGAGTTGATTGATCCTTGCATGGAGAATTCATGTGATTTATCAGAAGCATTGCGTTGCATCCACATAAGTCTTCTATGTGTGCAACAGAACCCTGAAGATAGGCCAACAATGTCAAATGTGGTTGTGATGCTAGGAAGTGAGGGTCCCTTGTCCCAACCTAAGGAACCTGCTTTCCTCACTGAGAAGTACTCTTTTGAAGTAGATTCTTCTAGCAAACAAATATCTTCTTCTACCAATGAAATCAGTGTCACGATGTTAGAGCCTCGTTAG
- the LOC107613278 gene encoding calcium-binding protein PBP1 → MAAQNSQTQFQDYLPFMANKLGGDGLIDELCNGFNLLKDSDKGVITFESLKKNSALLGLQGLSDEDLKSMVLEGDFDGDGALNQMEFCVLMFRLSPELMEGSKLWLDHVLQQELQDYSF, encoded by the coding sequence ATGGCTGCACAAAACTCTCAGACTCAGTTCCAAGACTACTTGCCCTTCATGGCCAACAAGCTTGGTGGGGATGGCCTAATTGATGAGCTATGCAACGGTTTCAATCTCTTGAAGGATTCAGATAAAGGGGTTATAACGTTTGAGAGCCTCAAGAAGAATTCAGCTTTGCTTGGCCTTCAAGGGTTGAGTGATGAGGACCTTAAGTCAATGGTCTTGGAAGGGGACTTTGATGGTGATGGTGCACTCAACCAGATGGAGTTCTGTGTTTTGATGTTCAGATTGAGCCCTGAACTCATGGAAGGTTCAAAGTTGTGGCTCGACCATGTTCTTCAACAAGAACTCCAAGAttattctttctaa